One genomic window of Bacillota bacterium LX-D includes the following:
- a CDS encoding Rrf2 family transcriptional regulator → MRISTKGRYGLRAMVDLAVHSNGDHVALCSIAEREGISMNYLEQVFAILRKAGLVKSVKGAQGGYILGDSPSKIKVGNILRALEGQLSVIDEKAEDSSLNKTSIEHCIKINVWDKMNACINEIVDAVTLEDLAENYKKTNGLLTLMYYI, encoded by the coding sequence ATGAGGATTTCTACAAAAGGCAGATATGGACTCAGAGCAATGGTTGACCTGGCAGTACATTCAAATGGAGATCATGTTGCCTTATGTAGTATTGCAGAAAGAGAAGGCATATCCATGAATTATCTTGAACAGGTTTTTGCCATTCTAAGAAAAGCTGGTTTGGTGAAAAGCGTAAAGGGTGCTCAAGGTGGGTATATTTTAGGAGATAGTCCTTCTAAAATCAAGGTAGGAAATATTCTGCGAGCACTGGAGGGACAGCTTTCTGTAATTGATGAAAAAGCGGAAGATTCCTCTTTAAATAAAACAAGTATAGAGCATTGCATCAAGATTAATGTTTGGGATAAAATGAATGCCTGTATAAATGAAATTGTTGATGCAGTAACTCTAGAAGACCTTGCTGAAAATTACAAGAAAACTAATGGTTTGCTAACACTAATGTATTATATCTAA